A window of Sulfurimonas gotlandica GD1 contains these coding sequences:
- the aroQ gene encoding type II 3-dehydroquinate dehydratase codes for MKVVVIQGPNLNMLGVREQHIYGPMKLEQIHAQMKEFATQNNIEIEFFQSNLEGEIVDKVQECYGDADGIIINAAAYTHTSIAIRDAISAVGLPAIEVHISNINRREEFRKENMIAPVCTSSVVGFGPFGYHLAMMGMLQIMSEMQAAQEMQKQQQEAAQ; via the coding sequence ATGAAAGTAGTAGTTATCCAAGGTCCAAACTTAAATATGCTTGGTGTTCGTGAACAACATATATATGGTCCAATGAAGTTAGAGCAAATCCATGCACAAATGAAAGAATTCGCAACTCAAAATAACATAGAAATAGAATTTTTTCAAAGTAACCTAGAGGGTGAAATAGTAGATAAAGTTCAAGAGTGTTATGGAGATGCGGATGGTATTATTATTAATGCTGCAGCATATACTCATACTTCAATAGCTATTAGAGACGCTATATCAGCAGTTGGTCTTCCTGCAATAGAAGTTCATATCAGTAATATTAACCGTCGTGAAGAATTTAGAAAAGAAAATATGATTGCTCCTGTTTGTACATCATCTGTTGTAGGTTTTGGCCCTTTTGGTTACCATCTAGCAATGATGGGAATGTTACAGATTATGAGTGAAATGCAAGCAGCTCAAGAGATGCAAAAGCAACAACAAGAAGCAGCTCAGTAA
- a CDS encoding TIGR00730 family Rossman fold protein, which translates to MKANKNELAKKYIKDIKSADVWSVFKIIADFVKGFDELGELGPTVTVFGSARTKKTHPYYKKAQKLSSMLGSRGFNIMTGGGPGIMEGANKGAIKHHDVESIGLNIDLAFEQTANPFTTKDLSFDYFFSRKVMLVKYSIAYVIFPGGYGTLDELFEALTLIQTRKVTGVKVFVVGVDFYKPLLDFIEKKMLKNGMIDEVDFELIRLTDDLKLIVNEIQQSLLEQIKMLQDVGLGDSQYCKSLSESSASKNIKTKDI; encoded by the coding sequence ATGAAAGCTAATAAAAATGAATTAGCAAAAAAGTATATAAAAGACATAAAGTCAGCTGACGTTTGGAGTGTCTTCAAAATTATTGCTGATTTTGTAAAAGGCTTTGATGAACTTGGTGAACTAGGACCAACTGTTACAGTGTTTGGTAGTGCAAGAACTAAAAAAACTCACCCTTATTATAAAAAAGCTCAAAAATTATCTTCGATGCTAGGTTCACGCGGTTTTAACATTATGACAGGCGGTGGACCTGGAATTATGGAAGGTGCTAACAAAGGCGCTATAAAACATCATGATGTTGAATCTATTGGTTTAAATATTGATCTTGCATTTGAACAAACAGCTAATCCTTTTACAACAAAAGATTTAAGTTTTGATTACTTCTTTTCAAGAAAAGTAATGCTAGTAAAATACTCTATCGCATATGTTATCTTTCCTGGTGGTTATGGAACATTGGATGAACTATTTGAAGCATTAACACTTATTCAAACTAGAAAAGTGACAGGTGTTAAAGTCTTTGTAGTTGGTGTAGATTTTTACAAACCACTCTTAGATTTTATTGAGAAAAAAATGTTAAAAAATGGCATGATAGATGAAGTTGACTTTGAGTTGATTAGATTAACAGATGATTTGAAATTGATTGTTAATGAGATTCAGCAATCATTGCTTGAACAGATTAAAATGCTTCAAGACGTTGGTCTAGGAGATAGTCAATACTGTAAATCACTTTCAGAATCTTCCGCAAGTAAGAATATAAAGACTAAAGATATATAA
- the fliY gene encoding flagellar motor switch protein FliY, whose protein sequence is MNNFMKLFEDETIGTVEALVGQAPKLEMKEEQNLSIISNIIPPIVLAKLSVSGDINATAMVALTPNLAASLSDMMMGEDASDRDDVSDDDLDASKEIISNIFGAISNSLSAQKEIPVLSFKIDSIEFVGEDSDVSLEDYSKMYVYKFMIGDLTSLFMFILDENLNNSLEGNTKDNSHDSMSPSMSSVSSDYTSNVKLSGEEMNNISLIMDVKLPVRVRIGKKKMLLKDVLNMDIGSVIELNQLANDPLDILVDNHVIAQGEVVIVDGNFGVQITSIGSKRERLTQLKA, encoded by the coding sequence ATGAATAATTTTATGAAACTATTTGAAGATGAAACAATTGGTACAGTAGAAGCCCTTGTAGGTCAAGCACCAAAACTGGAGATGAAAGAGGAACAAAATTTAAGCATTATTTCAAATATCATTCCTCCAATAGTACTTGCCAAACTGAGTGTAAGTGGAGATATTAATGCTACTGCCATGGTTGCCCTTACCCCAAATCTTGCAGCTTCACTTTCTGATATGATGATGGGCGAAGATGCAAGTGATAGAGATGATGTAAGTGATGATGATTTAGATGCCTCAAAAGAGATTATCTCAAACATTTTTGGTGCAATTAGCAACTCTCTTTCTGCACAAAAAGAGATACCTGTTTTATCTTTTAAAATTGATAGTATTGAGTTTGTTGGAGAGGATTCAGACGTAAGCCTTGAAGATTATAGTAAAATGTATGTATATAAATTTATGATTGGAGATCTTACCTCTCTTTTTATGTTTATATTAGATGAAAATCTTAATAATTCATTAGAAGGCAATACTAAAGACAATAGTCATGATAGTATGTCTCCGAGTATGTCTTCAGTGAGTAGTGACTATACATCTAATGTAAAACTAAGTGGTGAAGAAATGAATAATATCTCTCTTATTATGGATGTTAAACTTCCTGTTCGTGTAAGAATTGGTAAAAAGAAAATGCTTTTAAAAGATGTTCTTAATATGGATATAGGTTCTGTTATTGAGTTAAATCAGTTGGCAAATGATCCATTGGATATTTTGGTAGATAACCATGTTATAGCACAAGGAGAAGTTGTTATTGTGGATGGTAACTTCGGTGTTCAAATAACTTCTATCGGATCAAAAAGAGAGAGATTAACTCAACTCAAGGCATAA
- the mnmA gene encoding tRNA 2-thiouridine(34) synthase MnmA, producing the protein MKKNKKVLVGMSGGVDSTVSALLLKKDGYDVEGLYMKLHSKPGYHEVHLSRAQKAADFVGMKLHVLDLQETFNEKVFQPFIDTYAEGKTPNPCALCNRNLKFGEMVKFADLIGADYVATGHYIKTDGKYFYQAADDTKDQSYFLFYVQKNVLPKLIFPLGSRHKNDIKEFAASIKGLESFASQGESSEICFVETTYTDLLKDYVNVDNSGEVLDRDGNVVGEHKGYMHYTIGKRKGFTVKGAHEPHYVLSIDAKNNQITVGKKEELACNNVTIEHLNMFNDSDEFDTTVKLRYRTIAVPCHVKIENNKATVTLKESVYGVATGQAAVFYDDDRLIGGGWICAV; encoded by the coding sequence ATGAAAAAAAATAAAAAAGTATTAGTTGGTATGAGTGGTGGTGTAGATTCTACAGTATCAGCTTTACTATTAAAAAAAGACGGTTATGATGTTGAAGGTTTGTATATGAAACTTCACTCAAAACCAGGTTATCATGAAGTACACTTATCACGAGCACAAAAAGCAGCTGATTTTGTAGGTATGAAATTACATGTTTTAGACCTACAAGAGACATTTAATGAAAAAGTTTTTCAACCATTTATAGATACCTATGCCGAAGGTAAAACACCAAATCCATGCGCTCTGTGTAATAGAAACCTAAAGTTTGGTGAAATGGTTAAGTTTGCTGATTTAATTGGAGCAGACTATGTTGCAACTGGACACTATATTAAAACAGATGGAAAATATTTTTATCAAGCTGCTGATGATACTAAAGATCAAAGCTATTTTCTATTTTATGTTCAAAAAAACGTTCTACCTAAACTTATCTTCCCACTTGGAAGCAGACATAAAAATGATATAAAAGAGTTTGCTGCATCTATTAAAGGACTGGAGTCTTTTGCATCTCAAGGGGAATCTAGTGAGATATGTTTTGTTGAAACTACATATACGGACCTTTTAAAAGATTATGTAAACGTAGATAATAGCGGTGAAGTTTTAGATAGAGATGGTAATGTTGTGGGTGAACATAAAGGTTATATGCATTATACAATTGGAAAACGTAAAGGTTTTACAGTAAAGGGTGCACACGAACCTCATTATGTACTGAGTATAGATGCTAAAAACAATCAAATCACTGTAGGCAAAAAAGAAGAGCTTGCTTGTAACAATGTAACTATAGAACACCTTAACATGTTTAATGATTCAGATGAATTTGATACAACTGTTAAGTTAAGATATAGAACAATAGCTGTACCTTGTCATGTAAAGATCGAGAATAACAAAGCAACAGTCACATTAAAAGAGAGTGTATACGGTGTAGCAACTGGTCAGGCAGCTGTCTTTTATGATGATGACAGGCTAATTGGTGGCGGTTGGATTTGTGCAGTTTAA
- a CDS encoding AAA family ATPase, whose product MIKWFIEHFPEYVAKMRECSYHYENIVFNLHHLEGDVWSHTVMSYNLGIKHKVKRTILWAILLHDLGRVFTRKVDSENSKVIFGDFEGVSSFVALEILKKANVPENEIIEIIKIISFQYTIIDHIKYNDPSFDELSKMFIYEEDLFKDLFEYVRCDLFGRIIDESKIEYYDINRVEQSIKKINQISKNKKIKTTKKNILYILVGPPCSRKSSWVNRKSKEFIIINRDSCDEEIGKKYGKHSYDEAYDFVKENPDVEKEADELYKAKREFAKNSKNKNIIIDNPNLMLSNRKKWITPFLDTHTIKVIVFLDSLENIVKCSKKRSIEINKYIDEKLIISKLKTFYFPLYSEGIDEIKYIFNKE is encoded by the coding sequence ATGATAAAGTGGTTCATTGAACATTTCCCTGAATATGTTGCTAAAATGCGAGAGTGTAGTTACCATTATGAAAATATAGTTTTTAATCTTCATCACTTAGAAGGTGATGTATGGTCACATACTGTCATGTCTTATAATTTAGGTATAAAGCATAAAGTAAAAAGAACTATTTTATGGGCTATACTTTTACATGACTTAGGAAGAGTATTCACAAGGAAAGTTGATTCTGAGAATTCTAAAGTAATATTTGGAGATTTTGAAGGTGTGTCTTCTTTTGTAGCTTTAGAAATTTTAAAAAAAGCAAATGTTCCAGAAAATGAAATCATAGAAATAATAAAAATAATTTCATTCCAATATACAATAATTGATCATATAAAATATAACGATCCTTCTTTTGATGAGCTGAGTAAAATGTTTATATATGAAGAAGATTTGTTTAAAGATCTATTTGAATATGTTAGATGTGACTTGTTTGGCAGAATAATAGACGAAAGTAAAATAGAATATTATGATATTAATAGGGTTGAACAATCAATAAAAAAAATAAACCAAATTTCTAAAAATAAAAAAATAAAAACTACTAAGAAAAATATTTTGTACATATTGGTAGGACCACCGTGTTCTAGAAAAAGCAGTTGGGTTAATAGAAAATCAAAAGAATTTATTATAATAAATAGAGACTCTTGTGATGAAGAAATAGGTAAAAAGTATGGGAAACATAGTTATGATGAAGCATATGACTTTGTTAAAGAAAATCCTGATGTAGAAAAAGAAGCTGATGAACTATATAAAGCTAAAAGAGAGTTTGCTAAAAATTCAAAGAATAAAAATATAATTATAGATAACCCTAATCTCATGCTCTCAAATAGAAAAAAATGGATAACACCATTTCTAGATACACATACAATAAAAGTAATTGTATTTTTAGATTCACTAGAAAATATAGTCAAGTGTAGTAAAAAACGTTCAATTGAAATAAATAAGTATATTGATGAAAAACTCATAATAAGTAAGTTAAAAACCTTTTATTTTCCACTATATTCTGAAGGAATAGATGAAATAAAATATATCTTTAATAAAGAATAA
- the flhF gene encoding flagellar biosynthesis protein FlhF translates to MKILTFTGRTPSEALKKAKLEVGDDGMLIETREIQKKALGRQPLYEIVIGIDGNDVHSTYPNKIKPLHEQKPLRQESADVLYDISSAAAQISEIANVRDPLYGYNTSKEPIKSYEPKELKEIKSEINKLGDKVKLIQNMFWNEKAPDLESQIPSEFAEIYRLASQSGMDRNHLDAIMRMTLEHMPLKMRENSSTVKRYFQTLLRKMIPIRRESVPTPGTKKVIMLVGPTGVGKTTSIAKLAARYSYLMQKRYKVGLVVLDTYRIGAVEQLMQYARMMKLGIETVVDPPEFATALNSLRYCDYILIDTMGSSPYDKNKIEKIYECLEANDTEFNVDVVLVMPSSIKYEDLKATYDNFSTLNVDTVMFTKLDETMGFGNIFSLAYETKRPISYFSVGQEVPEDLVCASSDFLVECLLNGFNRSKA, encoded by the coding sequence ATGAAGATACTTACATTTACAGGTCGCACACCTTCTGAAGCTCTAAAAAAAGCTAAGCTTGAAGTTGGCGATGATGGTATGCTTATTGAGACTCGTGAGATTCAGAAAAAAGCACTAGGTAGACAACCACTTTATGAGATAGTTATAGGAATAGATGGAAATGATGTTCATTCAACTTATCCAAATAAAATTAAGCCGCTACATGAACAAAAACCACTAAGACAAGAGAGTGCAGATGTGCTTTATGATATCTCAAGTGCAGCTGCACAGATATCTGAAATAGCAAATGTTAGAGATCCTCTTTATGGGTATAACACTTCAAAAGAACCGATTAAATCTTATGAGCCAAAAGAGTTAAAAGAGATAAAATCAGAAATAAATAAACTTGGTGACAAAGTAAAACTTATTCAAAATATGTTTTGGAATGAAAAAGCACCAGATTTAGAGAGTCAAATACCTTCAGAGTTTGCTGAGATATACAGACTGGCTTCTCAAAGTGGTATGGATAGAAATCATCTTGATGCTATTATGAGAATGACACTAGAGCATATGCCACTGAAAATGAGAGAAAACTCGTCAACAGTAAAAAGATATTTTCAAACACTTCTTAGAAAAATGATTCCAATCAGAAGAGAGAGTGTGCCAACACCAGGAACTAAAAAAGTCATTATGCTTGTTGGTCCTACTGGAGTTGGAAAAACAACTTCAATAGCTAAACTTGCAGCAAGGTATTCCTATCTGATGCAAAAGAGATATAAAGTTGGACTTGTTGTTTTAGATACATATCGTATTGGAGCAGTTGAACAACTTATGCAATATGCAAGAATGATGAAACTTGGAATTGAAACTGTTGTTGATCCTCCTGAATTTGCTACTGCACTAAACTCACTTAGATATTGTGACTATATCCTTATAGATACCATGGGTTCAAGTCCATATGATAAAAATAAAATAGAGAAGATTTATGAATGTCTAGAAGCAAATGATACAGAGTTCAATGTGGATGTTGTTTTAGTAATGCCAAGTTCAATAAAGTATGAAGATCTTAAAGCTACTTATGATAATTTTTCTACTTTAAATGTGGATACTGTAATGTTTACAAAACTTGATGAGACTATGGGGTTTGGAAATATTTTTTCACTCGCTTATGAGACTAAACGTCCTATAAGCTATTTCTCTGTAGGACAAGAAGTGCCAGAAGATTTAGTATGTGCAAGTAGTGATTTTTTAGTTGAGTGTTTATTAAATGGCTTTAATAGGAGCAAAGCATGA
- the fliM gene encoding flagellar motor switch protein FliM, protein MADILSQEEIDALLDVVEDEGDDILESSDDNMLPQRQVTLYDFKRPNRVSKEQLRAFRGVHDKMARSLASQISSIMRSIVEIQLHSVDQMTYGEFLMSLPNPTSFNVFSVKPLEGSGVIEINPSIAFPMLDRLLGGKGEPFDASREFSDIELSLFETILRVMMSTLKEAWGPVMEIYPTIESKESSPNVVQIVAQNEIVVMVVMEIIIGHSSGMMNICYPVISLEPILPKLASRDLMLNETSSKKSRNTELQVLLGGAKVNVEANLGDAELTMRDVLDLQIGDVVRLSSAANDIVTVSIDGKERFRGQIGLRRFRKSIQISEIIDTEKDAVKRALENFENMRHEKISGVRDIVNDDNKNEGSIDE, encoded by the coding sequence ATGGCAGATATACTTTCACAAGAAGAAATTGACGCACTACTCGACGTTGTTGAGGATGAGGGTGATGATATCTTAGAGAGCTCAGATGACAATATGCTCCCACAAAGACAAGTAACACTTTACGATTTTAAGAGACCAAATAGGGTTTCAAAAGAACAACTACGTGCATTTCGTGGTGTTCATGACAAAATGGCACGTTCATTAGCATCTCAGATATCTTCTATTATGCGTTCAATTGTTGAGATACAACTTCACTCAGTTGACCAGATGACTTACGGTGAGTTTCTTATGTCACTTCCAAATCCGACAAGTTTTAATGTTTTTTCTGTAAAACCTTTAGAAGGAAGTGGTGTAATAGAGATAAATCCATCTATAGCATTTCCTATGTTAGATCGTCTTTTAGGTGGAAAAGGTGAACCATTTGACGCAAGTAGAGAGTTTTCAGATATAGAATTAAGTCTATTTGAGACTATTTTACGTGTAATGATGAGTACATTAAAAGAGGCTTGGGGACCAGTAATGGAGATTTACCCAACAATAGAGTCAAAAGAATCAAGTCCTAATGTTGTTCAGATTGTTGCTCAAAATGAAATTGTTGTTATGGTTGTAATGGAGATTATTATTGGACATAGTTCTGGTATGATGAATATCTGCTATCCAGTTATATCTCTAGAGCCAATTCTTCCTAAGTTAGCAAGTAGAGATTTAATGCTAAATGAGACAAGCTCCAAGAAAAGCAGAAATACAGAATTACAAGTTTTACTTGGTGGTGCAAAAGTAAATGTAGAAGCTAACCTTGGAGATGCAGAACTTACGATGAGAGATGTCTTAGATTTACAAATTGGCGATGTTGTAAGGTTATCAAGTGCAGCAAATGACATAGTAACGGTTAGCATTGATGGCAAAGAAAGATTCCGTGGTCAGATTGGATTAAGAAGATTTAGAAAATCAATACAAATTTCTGAAATAATAGATACAGAAAAAGATGCTGTTAAACGTGCATTAGAGAATTTTGAAAACATGAGACATGAAAAAATCTCTGGAGTTAGAGATATAGTAAATGATGATAATAAAAATGAAGGGTCAATAGATGAATAA
- a CDS encoding SGNH/GDSL hydrolase family protein, producing MKKNNRILFQGDSITDMRRSRGDNISHNLGHGYVYIIASYLSLNYHFKNYSFINRGVAQDKIEDISKRWQKDALSLKPDTLSILAGINNIGSIVNDNGTTDLIKFRDIYIELLNDFKKEMPGSSIIICEPFSLPVDKRMKNWTKRKEVLNETHDILKEISSDLDIQYIELQSVFEEASKLKPYEYWLYDGVHPSPAGHALIAKTWIKEVLNIEL from the coding sequence ATGAAAAAAAATAATAGGATTCTATTTCAAGGTGATTCTATAACTGATATGAGAAGAAGTAGAGGTGATAATATAAGTCATAACTTAGGGCATGGCTATGTATATATTATCGCTTCATATTTATCTTTGAACTATCATTTTAAAAATTACTCATTTATAAATAGAGGGGTAGCACAAGATAAAATTGAGGATATATCTAAACGATGGCAAAAAGATGCTTTGTCATTAAAGCCAGACACTCTTTCTATTCTAGCAGGCATTAATAACATAGGCTCTATAGTTAATGATAATGGCACTACAGATTTAATTAAATTTAGAGATATTTATATAGAATTGTTAAATGACTTTAAAAAAGAGATGCCAGGTTCGTCTATAATTATTTGTGAACCATTTTCTCTACCTGTTGATAAAAGAATGAAAAATTGGACTAAGAGAAAAGAAGTTCTAAATGAAACACATGATATATTAAAAGAGATATCGAGTGATTTAGATATACAATACATAGAATTACAGTCTGTATTTGAAGAGGCTTCAAAACTTAAACCATACGAGTATTGGCTATATGATGGTGTTCATCCATCACCGGCTGGTCACGCATTAATAGCTAAAACATGGATAAAAGAAGTTTTGAATATAGAGTTATAA
- the folK gene encoding 2-amino-4-hydroxy-6-hydroxymethyldihydropteridine diphosphokinase — MYIKRRLNESLTTFKGLHFGSNLRSKSFHRYRVTVGIGGNVGDVKRRFEHLFTFFKRDKRVELLETSLILKNPPFGFMGQDDFLNSIIILQVSMQPFTFLDYLHRVEKKFARKRSFANAPRTLDLDIIFFDNRFMKTKRLTVPHASWFERESVMIPLMDINR; from the coding sequence ATGTATATAAAGCGTAGGCTTAATGAGAGTTTAACAACCTTTAAAGGCTTACACTTCGGGTCTAATCTTAGGTCCAAAAGTTTTCACAGATACAGAGTTACAGTTGGAATCGGTGGCAATGTTGGAGATGTTAAACGAAGGTTTGAACATCTCTTTACATTTTTTAAAAGAGATAAAAGAGTTGAACTCTTAGAAACCTCGTTGATTTTGAAAAATCCTCCATTTGGTTTTATGGGCCAAGATGATTTTTTAAATTCAATTATTATACTGCAAGTCAGCATGCAACCTTTTACTTTTTTGGATTACTTACATAGAGTAGAGAAAAAATTTGCTCGTAAGCGAAGTTTTGCAAATGCTCCAAGGACTTTAGATTTGGACATCATTTTTTTTGATAACAGATTTATGAAAACAAAGAGACTTACCGTGCCACATGCAAGTTGGTTTGAAAGAGAGAGTGTAATGATTCCCTTGATGGATATAAATAGATGA
- a CDS encoding MinD/ParA family protein, which translates to MIGHQAEKLEELVASNSHNKSKKTRFIAITSGKGGVGKSTISSNLAYVLSQSGLNVGIFDADIGLANLDVMFNVKIKKNILHVLKGEATVSDILIPITRNLILIPGESGDEILKYADAALFKRFMEEAQVLDKLDVMIIDTGAGIGEHIQMFLNAADDVIVVTVPDPAAITDAYATIKTVALLRNDIGLIMNQVKNEKEAEAVFEKIRKVALANIGEKLDLQLMGKINSDVKVSSSIKRRALFSVSYPNSQPHTDITAIASKIASRLERNMLVSPNESGLTGLFKRLMEHF; encoded by the coding sequence ATGATAGGACATCAGGCTGAAAAACTAGAAGAACTTGTCGCTTCAAACTCTCATAATAAGTCTAAAAAAACTAGATTTATAGCCATTACAAGTGGAAAAGGTGGAGTAGGTAAGAGTACAATTAGCTCTAATCTAGCTTATGTTCTATCTCAAAGTGGTCTAAATGTTGGTATCTTTGATGCGGATATTGGCTTGGCTAACTTGGATGTAATGTTTAATGTGAAGATTAAAAAAAATATCTTACATGTTCTAAAGGGCGAAGCAACTGTAAGTGATATATTAATTCCTATTACTAGAAACCTTATTTTGATTCCTGGAGAGAGCGGTGATGAAATACTAAAGTATGCAGATGCAGCACTATTTAAAAGATTTATGGAAGAGGCTCAAGTCCTTGATAAACTTGATGTCATGATAATAGATACCGGGGCTGGAATTGGTGAGCATATTCAGATGTTTTTAAATGCGGCTGATGATGTGATTGTAGTGACTGTACCAGATCCAGCAGCTATTACAGACGCGTATGCAACAATCAAAACTGTTGCCTTGCTTAGAAATGATATTGGTCTTATCATGAATCAAGTAAAAAATGAAAAAGAAGCTGAAGCTGTTTTTGAGAAGATTCGAAAAGTGGCATTAGCAAATATTGGTGAGAAATTAGACTTGCAGCTTATGGGTAAGATAAACAGTGACGTGAAAGTAAGTTCGTCAATTAAGCGCAGAGCACTCTTTAGTGTTTCATATCCAAATTCTCAGCCACACACTGATATAACGGCAATTGCAAGCAAGATAGCGAGTAGATTGGAACGAAATATGCTCGTTAGTCCAAATGAGAGTGGATTAACTGGGCTATTTAAACGCTTAATGGAACATTTTTAA
- a CDS encoding RNA polymerase sigma factor FliA, which translates to MISAYTQDIKHKEDELAIQYLPAVKAMAFRLKERLPSSIDYMDLSAIGTEELIKLARRYDEKLNDSFWGYAKKRVYGAMLDYLRSLDILSRASRKLVKAIDYAVEEHRLTHEEEPTDAELALILGESEEKVHEARIASTIYTVMPLHDQLQVGDEGAALALIEKEELIAVIKKVLSGYNEREQLIIQFYYFEELNLKEISEILDITESRISQIHKSVIHKIKESVGA; encoded by the coding sequence ATGATTTCTGCATATACGCAAGACATCAAGCACAAAGAAGATGAGCTGGCTATCCAGTACTTACCTGCTGTAAAAGCAATGGCATTTAGATTAAAAGAGAGACTCCCTAGCTCAATTGACTATATGGATTTATCAGCCATAGGAACAGAAGAATTAATAAAGTTGGCTAGAAGATATGATGAAAAATTAAATGATTCTTTTTGGGGATATGCAAAAAAAAGAGTTTATGGAGCAATGCTAGACTATCTAAGAAGTTTGGATATTTTATCTCGTGCTAGCAGAAAGCTAGTAAAAGCTATAGATTATGCTGTAGAAGAACACAGATTGACCCATGAAGAAGAGCCAACAGATGCAGAACTGGCACTAATATTAGGCGAGAGCGAAGAAAAAGTTCATGAAGCTAGAATTGCATCTACTATATATACCGTTATGCCACTGCATGATCAGCTACAAGTTGGTGATGAAGGTGCTGCGTTAGCCCTTATTGAAAAAGAAGAGCTTATTGCTGTTATAAAAAAAGTTCTATCTGGATACAATGAAAGGGAACAGTTGATAATTCAGTTTTACTACTTTGAAGAGTTGAATCTAAAAGAAATTAGTGAGATTTTAGATATTACTGAGTCTAGGATTTCACAGATTCATAAATCAGTTATTCACAAAATTAAAGAAAGTGTAGGGGCATAA
- a CDS encoding AAA family ATPase: protein MKILNEFIKKNHDLVDQMKACSYSYDKDNLNLHHLEGDVWTHTMMAYTNTVKYKCSNIVKWAVILHDIGRIYTRSENKEHKRVSFGNFEGVSVFISIDVLNKTDLTDDEKIKIFKIISYQYIIIDHIKYKRPSLKKLLEQFKYEENILIELTQYVRCDLQGRKIDESRIHLYNKEYMQEFIDLFKSIKNKTKITKNKKNTVTILVGPPCSKKSTWVEKHNNGALAINRDSSVEEIGKQYNKNSYDEAYNYMRNNQDIKNKIDALDLKMKNKAINSKNIDIIIDNPNLGPIQRKVWIDVFKKTHIINVIVFLTSFNDLQECSKIRKEKINKSISKKGLINKLKIFYFPLLSENIDNIRYEK from the coding sequence ATGAAAATACTAAACGAGTTTATTAAAAAAAATCATGATCTAGTAGATCAGATGAAAGCTTGTTCTTACTCATACGATAAAGATAATTTAAATCTGCATCACCTTGAGGGTGATGTATGGACTCACACTATGATGGCATATACCAATACTGTAAAATACAAGTGCTCAAATATTGTTAAATGGGCAGTCATCTTGCATGATATAGGTAGAATATACACTAGAAGTGAAAATAAAGAACATAAACGTGTATCATTTGGAAACTTTGAAGGTGTATCAGTTTTCATATCAATAGATGTATTAAACAAAACAGACTTAACAGATGATGAAAAGATAAAAATTTTTAAAATTATTTCTTATCAATATATAATTATTGACCACATAAAATATAAGAGACCATCACTGAAAAAACTACTAGAACAATTCAAATATGAAGAGAATATACTAATAGAGTTAACACAATATGTACGGTGTGATTTACAAGGACGAAAGATAGATGAATCAAGAATTCATTTATATAATAAAGAATATATGCAAGAATTTATAGATTTATTTAAAAGTATCAAAAATAAAACTAAAATCACTAAAAATAAAAAAAACACAGTAACCATTTTAGTTGGGCCACCATGTTCTAAAAAAAGTACTTGGGTAGAAAAGCATAATAATGGTGCGTTGGCAATAAATAGAGATTCTTCAGTTGAAGAAATAGGAAAACAATACAACAAAAATAGTTATGATGAAGCATATAACTATATGAGAAACAATCAAGATATAAAAAATAAAATAGACGCTCTAGATTTAAAAATGAAAAATAAAGCAATTAACTCTAAAAACATTGATATTATCATAGATAATCCAAATCTTGGACCAATACAGAGAAAAGTATGGATAGATGTGTTTAAAAAAACACATATAATTAATGTAATTGTTTTTTTAACTTCATTTAATGATTTACAGGAATGCAGTAAAATACGTAAAGAAAAAATAAATAAAAGTATAAGTAAAAAAGGGTTAATAAATAAATTAAAAATATTTTATTTTCCATTATTAAGTGAAAATATTGACAATATAAGATATGAAAAGTAA